A section of the Oryza sativa Japonica Group chromosome 1, ASM3414082v1 genome encodes:
- the LOC4323950 gene encoding uncharacterized protein: protein MLQEFVDNVIAVIKESVKTFTYESLNNIARLINGISALLLTLLPGKANMLEGISGWELRPSFRGPRLPRWMESGVSSFNEFIHELSVDSDGESVTDSIPGDDENEDFICPSSPLSQSSRLSHTSSFSRRDRRLRRPIRYAISWILWPARFLVSLLVILFNAIKFRIMQTSNKPPESPHISRNFRSRRGLHIKDQVLQRTTDRRRGVVEDLHLAIEIFIESVFDIVHKGAHYVLSPSEVWKKLFCWIHGSSSPVVDVPTANVGSDNPAPTERKTIYRHPLNTDSRTCEDVITELGYPFEAIKVVTSDGYVLLLERIPRRDSQKVVLLQHGILDSSMGWVSNGVVGSPAFAAYDQGYDVFLGNLRGLVSREHVDKNISSYKYWKYSVNEHGTKDMPAIVEEIHKIKTSELGKSRPHISEETEDQNDKIKNLEVQASQDDERDNQPYKLCAVCHSLGGAVMLMYVVTSRIAQKPHRLSRLVLLSPAGFHEDSNVVFSMVEKLILFVGPVLAPFIPGLYIPTRFFRMLLNKLARDFNNYPALGGLVQTLMGYVVGGDSSNWVGVLGLPHYNMDDMPGVSFHVALHLAQIKRAKRFQMYDYGSPVANMEAYGTPEPLDLGAHYGLIDIPVDLVAGQRDRVISPSMVKKHYKLMRKAGVEVSYNEFEYAHLDFTFSHREELLSYVMSRLLLVSDPGKGRIKQTSVRLRKLKKAQSEIENDSDSKEHNGIDNVVTDEQNGHVHAA from the exons ATGCTGCAGGAGTTCGTCGACAACGTCATCGCCGTCATCAAGGA ATCTGTGAAGACATTCACATATGAATCACTGAACAATATTGCAAGGTTGATAAATGGAATATCAGCACTCCTGTTGACTCTATTACCAGGGAAGGCCAACATGTTAGAAGGCATCAGTGGCTGGGAACTTAGACCATCATTCCGTGGCCCACGTCTTCCTCGTTGGATGGAAAG TGGGGTTTCATCGTTCAATGAGTTTATTCATGAACTCTCTGTCGATTCTGATGGTGAATCAGTTACTGACTCGATCCCTGGGGATGATGAAAACGAAGATTTTATATGTCCTTCATCTCCATTGTCCCAAAGTTCACGATTATCACATACAAGCAGTTTCAGTAGGCGTGATCGCCGCTTGAGAAGACCTATTAGATATGCAATTTCATGGATTCTTTGGCCTGCCAGATTTCTTGTCTCTTTGCTGGTGATTCTGTTCAACGCTATCAAATTTCGGATCATGCAGACATCTAATAAACCCCCAGAAAGTCCCCATATTTCTAGGAACTTCCGTTCTAGGAGAGGGCTTCACATTAAGGATCAAGTTCTCCAACGAACAACTGACAGGAGGCGTGGAGTTGTTGAG GACCTCCATCTTGCAATTGAGATTTTCATCGAATCAGTGTTTGACATTGTTCATAAAGGCGCGCATTATGTTCTTTCTCCTTCTGAGGTGTGGAAGAAATTATTTTGCTGGATTCATGGCAGCAGTAGCCCTGTTGTTGATGTACCAACAGCTAATGTTGGCAGTGACAATCCAGCCCCAACTGAAAGGAAGACTATATATCGCCATCCTTTGAACACGGATTCTCGGACATGTGAAGATGTTATCACTGAGCTTGG GTACCCTTTTGAGGCTATAAAAGTTGTTACTTCAGATGGATATGTCCTACTGCTGGAGAGAATTCCAAG GCGTGATTCACAGAAGGTGGTATTGCTGCAACATGGAATACTGGACTCATCAATGGG TTGGGTATCGAATGGTGTTGTTGGCTCACCTGCATTTGCAGCATATGATCAAG GTTATGATGTTTTTCTTGGAAATCTGCGTGGTTTAGTCTCCAGGGAGCATGTTGATAAAAATATTTCTTCCTACAA GTACTGGAAATATTCTGTTAATGAACATGGAACCAAAGATATGCCAGCAATTGTTGAAGAAATTCACAAGATTAAAACTTCAGAACTTGGCAAAAGTAGACCTCACATAAGTGAGGAAACAGAAGATCAAAACGATAAGATAAAAAATTTGGAAGTGCAGGCTTCACAGGACGATGAAAGAGACAATCAACCATACAAGCTTTGTGCTGTCTGCCACAGCTTGGGTGGTGCGGTGATGTTAATGTATGTGGTGACATCAAGGATTGCGCAGAAGCCCCACAGGTTATCAAGATTGGTCTTGCTATCTCCTGCTGGCTTTCATGAGGATTCTAATGTGGTGTTCAGCATGGTAGAAAAGCTCATTTTGTTTGTTGGACCAGTACTAGCTCCATTTATACCTGGCCTTTACATACCAACACGTTTCTTCCGGATGCTACTGAACAAATTGGCCAGGGATTTCAACAACTATCCAGCTTTGGGCGGCCTTGTCCAAACTCTTATGGGCTATGTAGTTGGCGGTGACAGTTCAAATTGGGTGGGAGTGCTCGGGTTGCCACACTACAACATGGATGACATGCCTGGTGTATCATTCCATGTTGCACTTCACCTTGCACAAATAAAGAGGGCAAAAAGGTTCCAAATGTATGACTATGGAAGTCCAGTAGCAAATATGGAAGCATATGGAACACCAGAACCCTTGGACCTGGGAGCTCATTATGGTCTGATTGACATCCCAGTAGATTTAGTCGCTGGGCAAAGAGACAGAGTTATCTCACCATCCATGGTAAAGAAGCACTATAAGCTGATGCGCAAGGCTGGTGTAGAGGTTTCCTACAATGAATTCGAGTACGCCCACTTGGATTTCACATTCTCCCATAGGGAGGAGCTTTTGTCCTATGTTATGTCCCGCCTGCTCTTAGTGTCTGACCCAGGTAAAGGCCGCATCAAGCAGACTAGTGTCCGCCTTAGAAAGCTGAAGAAAGCTCAGTCAGAAATTGAGAATGACTCTGACAGCAAGGAGCACAATGGCATAGATAATGTGGTTACAGATGAGCAAAATGGGCATGTGCATGCTGCGTGA